The Candidatus Woesearchaeota archaeon sequence ACGTCGTCGTCATCGCCGCAACAAACAGGCCAGACGACATTGACGAAGCGCTGCGAAGGCCTGGACGATTTGACCGAGAAATCAAAATACTCGCTCCGAACGAGGAAGGCCGCCTCGAAATCTTCAAGATCCACACCAGAGGCATGCCACTCGCAAAAGACGTCGACCTCGCCTGGCTCGCAAAGAAAACCCTGGGCTTTACCGGAGCAGACATCGAAGTCCTCTGCAAAGAAGCAGCAATGAAGGCCATCAAGCCCTTCATCCCCAGCCTCAAAGAATACTCGGAAAAAGTACCAGCGAACATCCTCGACAAAATTGAAGTGAAGATGAAGCACTTCAAAGAAGCGCTCAAAACCGTCGAGCCCTCAGCCATGCGCGAAGTCCTCATCACCAAACCAACAACAACGTGGAACGACATCGGCGGCCTCCATGACGTCAAACAAAAAATCAGAGAATCGATCGAGTGGCCGCTCAAAGAGCCAGAGAGCTTTGCCAAATTCGGCATTAAGCCACCAAAAGGCATCCTCCTCTTTGGCCCGCCAGGAACAGGAAAAACCCTCCTCGCAAAAGCAGTCGCTAACGAGGCAGATGCGAACTTCATCGCCGTCAAAGGACCAGAACTCATCAGCAAATGGGTTGGGGAGAGTGAAAAACACATCCGAGAAATCTTCAAGAAAGCTCGCCAACTCGCCCCGAGCATCATCTTCTTTGACGAGTTTGACAGCATCTCCAAAGTGAGAGGATCAACACTTACCGACGCGACAGAACGCATGGTCAACCAACTGCTCAACGAGCTTGACGGCATCGAGCCACTCGAACAAGTCGCTATCATCGCCGCAACAAACAGGCCCGAACTCATCGACCCTGCACTCCTCAGGCCGGGCCGCATCGACCTCAAGCTCGAAACGCCCCTCCCGGACGAAGCGTCAAGAGAAGAAATCTTCAAAGTCCACACCAAGAACATGCCCCTGGCAAAAGACGTCGACCTCAAAGCATGGGCAAAGAAAACAAAAGGCATGAGTGGCGCTGACATCGAAGGCATCTGCCGCGAAGCAGGCATGCACGCCCTTCGCCTCTACAAAGCCGGAAAACTCAAAACGCCACAAGTGGCAAACGAGCACTTTGAACAAGCCTACACCATGCTTGTCCACAAAACAAAAGAAACAAACACGCCCCTGGAGGGAACTTCAAAACCTGCTGTTGCCAAAGCCTAACAACGAACCAGCACCGTTAACGTACCGTTAACCAAAGAAAAAACAAAGGAAAAAAAAAGAAAAAAAACGAAGAGGGGTGATGCACCATGCGAGACCAGCGAAGAACAACCTACAACCGAAAACTAGCAGGGGAGTTCTACGCGTTCGAAGACGTGTGGAGCATGCACCATCCCGGCGTCACCGGCAGAGAAAGCGCAACCACGTAAAAAAGAAGAAAAAAACGCCGGGGAAAGAAACTCGCAAGGACGGCCAGACGACCCCCTTCGAAGGGAGGGAAGCGCGTCGCGTGTTACCCACCACCTTTTTTTCTCTCTTTTCCCCGCTTCTCTTTTTTTCCACGAACTGTTCTTCAAAAAAGACACAAAGAGAGAACCTAAAAAGAAGAAGAAAAACAAGAAAAAAAAACAAGAAAAAAAATCCTATTTTCTCGAGCCCCTTCTCCGAGGACGCCCGGGGGCAGCCGCGACAGCTGCGCCGCCTCCTTCACTGCCCTTTATGAAAAACAAAACAAAAAGGACGAGGGGCACGAGCACAACCGCCCAGCCGATGATGAAGGAAAACGCTCCGTAACCGCCGTACGGTGCGAGGAGGTCGCCTTTCCACTCCCATCCCGCCTCGGTCTTCTTCAAGAACAAGTTCACCCAAACAAGCAAAGAGAGCAGCACCGGCACAACATACCGAATACTCACCTTCCACCACGCACCTACGCGCCACTCACTCACCGCATTCAAGAACTGAAAGTGCTTGTCTGCGCCGTGCACCCACCCAACCAGAACAGACTGGAAAATAACGACCAAGACAAGGTTATAATTGTTCACAAAGTGGTCTACAATATCAAGAAAGTACAAACCCCCTCTTGTTGTAAAGATAA is a genomic window containing:
- a CDS encoding AAA family ATPase — encoded protein: MQLKVAEALQDDVGRSIARIPSWVLAKLGLDVGDFIEVKGKTKTVASVRRLHPQDEHLAIIRIDGNIRFNAGAGLGDEVTITPITCKPAQTVTISPVEPVQFTGDPTAYFHNRLLDKPLVKGQKIEIDVMGTHLHYVVTKVTPNTYVQVTPHTQLIISDKVVKAESLKIPEVSYEDIGGLSNEIEAIREMIELPIKHPEVFQKLGIGAPKGVLLTGPPGTGKTLLAKAVASETDSTFYSIAGPEIMSKYYGESERQLREIFEEATKNAPSIIFIDEIDSIAPKRGEGKDQTEKRVVAQLLTSMDGLTNRGDVVVIAATNRPDDIDEALRRPGRFDREIKILAPNEEGRLEIFKIHTRGMPLAKDVDLAWLAKKTLGFTGADIEVLCKEAAMKAIKPFIPSLKEYSEKVPANILDKIEVKMKHFKEALKTVEPSAMREVLITKPTTTWNDIGGLHDVKQKIRESIEWPLKEPESFAKFGIKPPKGILLFGPPGTGKTLLAKAVANEADANFIAVKGPELISKWVGESEKHIREIFKKARQLAPSIIFFDEFDSISKVRGSTLTDATERMVNQLLNELDGIEPLEQVAIIAATNRPELIDPALLRPGRIDLKLETPLPDEASREEIFKVHTKNMPLAKDVDLKAWAKKTKGMSGADIEGICREAGMHALRLYKAGKLKTPQVANEHFEQAYTMLVHKTKETNTPLEGTSKPAVAKA